ACACGGCTCATCTTCAATTCTCTGGCAAGAGACGTGATGGTGTGATGCATTGAGGGGTCTTTAAGTAAAGCTCTTAGCACGGATTTGGAGATGTTTTTCTCTATTTCCATTTTGTTAATAACTATTAACTAGATGTTGACAGGTATATATAAACGTTTCTATTCTCAGGTGGCATTGAAAAGTTGCTCGCTTCGCTCGGCAGCGCCAGGTTCGCCATGCGCAAGTCAGGAAGAATAGCGACATTCCCCGAAGGGGGCAACCCCATTGTCGCTCTGCTGTCTTATTTTAAGATGGCTCACAAGAGGGCGCTGCATGACTTTTCAATGCCACCTATTCTCAATACCCTACTGGAAGATGGAATGTCATAATAACCACAGTACCCTCAACGCGTTCAAGATGGTTGGGAAATCTCAATTTGACGGAGACTTTACGGGATCATACCGGGATACCGCAGGAGGAATGATGTTAAACTTTCTACAGATGCTGCACCACCGGCAGGCTCTTCACAGGCGCTCCGGAAGCATAAGAAACATATCTCTCGGCAAGCGACTTCGTGGGAGGGTTCATCCTGTCAAGGATCTTGAAATGCCGTATCCCTAAATCAAGATACTGCTGGATCTGCTCAGGCTCTATCCTGACATTGTCAATCGATTCCATGGTGTGGGAATCGCATAAGCCCAGGCCTTGCAAATGGCTCAGGCAAAGCTCCCCAGGATCCTCTCCCTCAATCGCTCTCCTATTCATCCCGCTTATAAGGTCATAATGCTTCGGTATCTTTCCGCAGCCCTTGAAGCAGAAGGAGTTTGCAATCAGCTCTATCTTCCCCACAGGCAGCCTTCTTATAAATTCTCTTTTATCATTCAGCTGTTCTGGAAGAACGACAACATCAAACTCACTGCAGAGCCCGAGGATTGATTTTTCAGTCAGCGGATTGTAGATTCTGGAAGCTCTTCTTGTGAATTTTGGAAAATTCTGCTTGATGAATCCATGCAAGCTATCATTCGCCAGGATGACTCCGTTTTTCCTGGAATGGCAGCTTTCCAGGAGATTGAGAAATGCCTTGTTCTCAAAATCCTTATTTTCCACTAGTGTTGTGTTGAGAACGAAGTTAAAGCCGAGACCCGAATCATTGCATCGGTGGACAAACCCAATAAGGTCTTGCGTTGAAATCTGGGGAACATTGAAGAATTCCCTTCCTCCATCGAACGGAATATCAGTCGAAATTCCGAAGAGAGAATCTATCCTCCCTCCGTACTTTTCGTTAATCTCCCTGGAATCTTCTATCTGCTCGTTCAGGAAGGATGCAGCAAGCGTGAACATGGCAAAGCCCAAGCAATGGCGATATATAAAGATTGGGTTTGTGGCTTGCATAAATCAATTCATGGATGAGACTTCCTTTCCCTTGTTCTTATGCACCCCTCCCTCATCAAACACGACGTTTCCATTGCATATCGTCATGACAGGCCAGCCCTTCAGTGTCATTCCATGATACGGGCTCCATTTGCATTTGGTGTATTGCTTGCTGTTCTCTATTGTTCTCTCTCTATCGATGTCAACGATCACCAAATCAGCGTCATAGCCTTCTTTGATAAATCCTTTGTTTCTTAATCCAAAGATTGCAGCAGGATTGTTGCAGCAGAGCTCTATTATCTTTTTCAATGGTATTTTTTTCTTGTGATATGCGTTTAATAATAATGCCAGATAATTCTCAATGCCGGGAACTCCTGAAGGCGCTTCATGATACGGCTTTTCCTTCTCTGATCGTAGATGAGGAGCATGGTCTGTGCCAATTACGTCTATGGTTCCCTCCTTTATTCCTTCCCAGAGGCCGTCAACGTCTGCCTGGCCCCTCAGGCTAGGGTTCATCTTTGCGTAGTTCTTTTTTAGTTCCAAATCCTTGGCTGTGAGAAACAAGTGGTGGGGAGCTGTTTCTATGAAATATCTTTTATTTTTTAATGGGTTGGGAGTATTTGAGGCTTCATTGGCGATGTTTGTTGTTTCTTTTCTTGAATTGTTTTCATTGATTGCTTTTTTGTTATTTATTTTTTCTTTTTTACTCATACTATCTGATTCTTTGATTTTGGTGGGGTCATTGGCTTTTTTTAAGAGCTTGAGGGCATTGGCTGTCGAGACATGGCAGAAGTAGTGCTTGGACGGCGTGCCTTTGATTATGTTCAATATTTTTTTTATGGCAACGATCTCTGCCTCTGCTGACCGTATATGGGAGTGGACGGAGTGGTCAGTCCTGCGCTTTAATGCCTCAGTGTTCTTGTCAATGGTTTCCTGATCTTCTGCATGCCAGAGGATGAGCGGAACTGCGTTTGCAAGCTGCCTGAGGTATTTTGGGTCAGAGACCCCCATGTTTCCTGTTGAATGGCCGAAGTACACCTTGACTGCAAGCCCGGATGCTTTGGCCTGGTCTAGATTCCCTAAAGCAGCTCCGAAATGGAACCCGTAGCTGATGATGGACTTCCTCGCAGCCCTTCTCTTCAGCTCTAAGGCTTTGAGGCTTGTTGTTGGGGGAGAGCTGTTGGGCATGTCAAAGACTGTGGTAACCCCTCCTGCTGCTGCAGCGCAGCTTCCAGTGTAGAAATCCTCTTTTGCCTTCTGGCCTAAATCCCTAAAATGGGCATGAGGGTCTATCAGCCCGGGAAAAACATAGCTCCCTTTCGCATCAATCTCTTTGGCTGCATGCAGGCGCTTTCCAATGCGAGCTATCTTTCCTGCCTTAATCAGGATGTCTCTTTCAGAGAACTCTTCTCCGACGAGTATACAGGCGCTTCGGATGAGCATGGAAATCTATAATACCTGCTACTTTATAAAACGTTCCTCCTCCCTCCTTTGCCACAACGCGCATGAGATTTATGATGCTCTAGAGAAGAAGCCGGCTGAATTTGGTCATATGATCGTGCACGGAATAATAACGGATATTGTAAGGAAAAGAATCTTCATGCAGCCAGTTGAGCCAAAGAAAGGCAATGCAGCAAGGCCTCGAAAGGTTGATGAGCGTTTTCTGGAGTATTTTTCAAGGAAAGAATAGAAAAGTTTATATATATGGTATTAAACCATAATAGTATTACCTAAGATGGATAATGAAAAACTGAATATACTTAAACTGCTGATTGAAAACCAGGAAGATCCCTTCAGCATAAGAAGAATCTCACAACTAAGGAAGATTAACTATAAATCAGCGTATTACGCATTAAAAAAGCTGCAACAGGAAGGCATCGTTAGCCTTAAGCATTCTGGAAACACCACCCTTTGCTCTTTTAACATGGCTTTCAATGATTCTGTCTTTACCGTCGAATCTGAGAGAAGGAGGGGGCTTTTGGAAGACAAGAATCTTTTAGTGATGTACAACGACTTGCGCAGAGTAAACGTGCCATTTATATTGCTTTTGTTTGGAAGCTATGCTAAAGGCAGGCAGACAAAGCATTCTGACATAGACCTGCTTGTAATCACAGAAGATTTTAAGCCAATAGGGCAGGCATTATCGCGTTTCCCTTTAAAGATTCACACAACTGACATAAGATACAAGGATTTTATGGAGATGCTAAAGAGCAGGGAGTTTACGGTTGTAAGCGAGGCAATAAAAAGGAATATAATCCTGATTGGTATAGAAGAATATTATAGGGTGATGGAAAACGCTAACAGATAAACGGATAAAGGAAGCAAAAGATAATGTCAAAATGTATCTTTCAGACGGTCTTTTGACAAAAGCCGATTTTGACAGGCAGGTGTTTACTATACTGGAAAAGAATGCAAACGAAAGCCTGAGCGTGGCTGAAATTCTGTATAACGGAAAACACTCATGGCTTTGGGTAATCGTGATCTCTTATTATTCAATGTATTATATTGCCAATGCAGTTTTATTTAAGATGGGATATAAAGTTGGGGAAAAGATTTCGCATAAGGTTACAGCTGACAGCCTTATTGCTCTTGTAAGGGATAAACTTAAGGGGTCATTAATAGAAGAATATGAAGAGATGCAAAAGGAGGCTCTTGCCGGGATAAAAGCCGATGAGCTTATGCAGGCTTTTGATTATGAGAGGGAAAAGAGAGGAATCTTCCAGTATACGACAAATGAGAGCGCAAAAGAAGCAAAAGCAAAGACTTCACTTGAGCGCGCAAAAGAATTTGTCATTGAAATGAAAAAATTAGCTGCTTAGAGCTGAATTACAATCATTTTTGATCTGTAAGCCGGTTTCTCACACTTGGTAGCAAAACAAGAGCGACGAAGTCTCACACCCCCCACACCGGATTCTCCTTTCGCATGATTGTTGCGATCTCCTTCAGGACATCGATCTGGTCCTTGGAGAGATATTTCTTGAGCTGCTTCAGCTTCCTGAACTCATCCTCTGTAATGGAAGAGTAGAGCACCTCTCCCTCCTGGATCTGCCTCCCGACAACAACCCCTGAAAGCGAGACAGCAACCTGCTTTCCGCGATCCGCAGTTGGTATATTCTCCTGATCCGCCT
This portion of the Candidatus Nanoarchaeia archaeon genome encodes:
- a CDS encoding dihydroorotase family protein, whose product is MLIRSACILVGEEFSERDILIKAGKIARIGKRLHAAKEIDAKGSYVFPGLIDPHAHFRDLGQKAKEDFYTGSCAAAAGGVTTVFDMPNSSPPTTSLKALELKRRAARKSIISYGFHFGAALGNLDQAKASGLAVKVYFGHSTGNMGVSDPKYLRQLANAVPLILWHAEDQETIDKNTEALKRRTDHSVHSHIRSAEAEIVAIKKILNIIKGTPSKHYFCHVSTANALKLLKKANDPTKIKESDSMSKKEKINNKKAINENNSRKETTNIANEASNTPNPLKNKRYFIETAPHHLFLTAKDLELKKNYAKMNPSLRGQADVDGLWEGIKEGTIDVIGTDHAPHLRSEKEKPYHEAPSGVPGIENYLALLLNAYHKKKIPLKKIIELCCNNPAAIFGLRNKGFIKEGYDADLVIVDIDRERTIENSKQYTKCKWSPYHGMTLKGWPVMTICNGNVVFDEGGVHKNKGKEVSSMN
- a CDS encoding nucleotidyltransferase domain-containing protein, whose product is MDNEKLNILKLLIENQEDPFSIRRISQLRKINYKSAYYALKKLQQEGIVSLKHSGNTTLCSFNMAFNDSVFTVESERRRGLLEDKNLLVMYNDLRRVNVPFILLLFGSYAKGRQTKHSDIDLLVITEDFKPIGQALSRFPLKIHTTDIRYKDFMEMLKSREFTVVSEAIKRNIILIGIEEYYRVMENANR
- a CDS encoding HEPN domain-containing protein yields the protein MYLSDGLLTKADFDRQVFTILEKNANESLSVAEILYNGKHSWLWVIVISYYSMYYIANAVLFKMGYKVGEKISHKVTADSLIALVRDKLKGSLIEEYEEMQKEALAGIKADELMQAFDYEREKRGIFQYTTNESAKEAKAKTSLERAKEFVIEMKKLAA